TGACATCCATCGTAAGTATGTTGCAAAATGCAGATAGAATGAAAGATACAGAAGTTGCAAGACAAGTGTAAATGAGACTTCTCTAAtttgaatagaagaaaaaattgtCTTTTCATATCTCAATCTCTTGTAAAAAGGCCATAATATTGGATTTGTTCTTCTTTTGTAAAGGGCTAGAAAATCATTTCTCTGCAAAATTATTTGAAGTTAGAACATATTAATCTGCCTTCAGTACGTTACCAAAGCgtattttcaatcttctcttgtttggATGGTGGAGAACGGAGAGGGGAACTGTAATTCCTACTTAATTGTATTTAGCGATTTTTAATACCTAGCGTTTAAGaagcaaacaaaaaaaaggaaaattagcGGTTCATCCCCACGGATAAACAAAGTATATATAAACAATTATAGGATATTAAACAAGCTGGAATAGCTCAGTTGGTTAGAGCGTGTGGCTGTTAACCACAAGGTCGGAGGTTCAAGCCCTCCTTCTAGcgtatattttttgttttgccTCATTTATGGACAATAATAAACCCACCCAAAATCTTAAACCCTAGTTCGACCCTGCAACGAATTTGGCCGTGAACGTCCACCTCATACATTCCATACCTTTTTTCTCTACACATACATTATAGTTGTGATACTTTATTTTTATGGCGGGTATGGATATTGATGGGAACGTTGAAGAGGCTGCAAGGCGTGTACAGGTCCGGTTTGTCACGAAGTTGAAAGCCCCCTTTAAGGCTCCGCCTACTTCCATTGCTATTCCCTCCAATCTCACCCGATTGGGCCTCTCTTCCATTGTCAACAACCTCCTTAAAGCCGGTAACATTTAGTTCTAACTGATTTTGTTTAGCGGAATGTGCATAGAGGATTCAAGTAGCTGACCCCAACTAGTTTGCGACTTAGACGTGGTTGATTGATTGGTTGTGTCATATAGTTTGAGTTTATATCAAAgtagataatttttttgttatagGAAGGTTGATTGTAATTACAGAGGATATGGTCGTTGATACTGAAATAGATGTTTGTGGGTAATAATGGTTCAATGCTACTGTTCTATATAGGTCATGTTAATTGTTAATTTCACTTAATTGATTGGTTTAACTCACTTGTTTAAGCTACGAGCTAGTAAATTGCTATTAATGAGTATTTGTTGTGCTACATTGACAAGTTGAAACATTGTTGGTTGTGGTCCGAGAGCTTTGTTTGTTATGAGCTAACAGTGCCATAATTGAGCAACTTTATCCTTAGAAATGACTCTATCGAAATGTAAATTGTGTCTAAATTTGGGATCAAAGATAGAAGAGTCAGGTTTCATATTCAATTAAATAAAGGACCTGATCTCATGTATACTGGACAAGCACTGCATTGTCTGCTCACTGGTTCTGCTATTTGTGTTTTTACTAGTATGCTTACCTGTTTATCATTTGATTCTTATCAGGAAAGGATGATTGGAATCCCGAGCCTTTTGATTTTCTCATTGATGGAGAATTGGTCCGCATGTCACTTGAAGAGTTTCTCCTTGCCAAGGGCATTTCAGCTGTAAGTTTCTTTCCTGAAATTACTCGACTTCCTGAATGACCGCAGATCCAGTAGTACTTGTTTTGTCTGTTCACACCAACTTAAAAATCAAAAGATGCTTATGGAAGCTGGTTAATCTTGTTCCAAACAAAATATAGAACGAACTATTTTGTCTTTTCAGACCaactcaaaaattaaaaaaagatacTCATGGAAGCTGGTTAAtcttttttcaaagaaaaaataacgTAAAATGAACTCTGTACATTCATGTAAACATTGATTTTAAATACGACAACAGAAGTGTACATTTTGTTGTGTGGTCCATTAATGTGTAATGACATTATGTTTAAAGTTTGTTGCTTCAATTTGTCTGAGCATAACGACTGCTGGAGAATGATAATAATAAACGCTAGAAAACAATGATAGCCAGTCATAAAGTTGATATGTGTCCTGAGCTTGAGCTGAACTTGTACGAACAGTTGGATTGTCTCAAATGCTGTCCCCCGTTACTTGGATTTATTTCTAATTCCACAAAGTATCTACTGCCCGCTGCTAGTGCGATTGTTTGTTCACATTATTTCGTAGGTTTCAGTTCCCTTTATGCTTACAATTGTATCTCTTATTGGAGTTCAAAGTTGTAGAAAAATCCAAACAAATAATGTGTCATATATGTGCTTTTGCACCTCCCAACTCCAAAGTATTAACAGTTCTGTTTCAAAATTGTGGGCAGTGTAGTAACAATCAATACAAAAAACTGTAGTCAGAGTAGTTTAAtgagaaaacattttccttatGGAAATGATAAAGATAACCAACCTATACTAATGAGGTGTTTGAAATAATTGCACGTATTGCAAAAAGATATACACACCTGAAGGTTCTAGAAGTGCTGTTACTCTGTAATACTATTTCCCCCTAGTTGTTTTTCTTATGTTCTTGTTCACTAGCCAGGTGGCTATGTCAGTCACAAGCCATAGAAATTTTTGACAATACGTTTCACTTATGTTATTATACGTTTATTCTGTGGTTCTTATACTCCTTATCTTTTTTCCAACTGTTTTCTATATCTTTTACAGGAGAAAATATTGGAGATTGAGTACATTAGAGCTGTGGCTCCAAGAAAACAAGAAGAGCCATCTTTGCATGACGACTGGGTCAGTGCAGTTGATGGTTCTAATTCTAAGTAAGCATgagtgtgaatttttttttctagaatctCAGTGTGATCCTTATAATTTTTAACGCCTTGTATAGCATTCtttgtttaatttatttaagatTTGGTGCGTGTATGCTTGTAACGTAACTTCTTTACTGAAAGAGAATATTGGTTTATccccaaaaaataaatagagagCCAGCATAATATAACTAAATGAAATGGTTTCATTTCTCTGGCTATTGTATCCCTGTACCTTATACACCAGGTTTGCTGTGTATTCACTTCACTTCACTCATAGATATCTTTTAAATGCTAGATTAATAAGGACAACATTTTTGATATTATTACATTATGCTGCTTTTGTTCTGTGTTTTTGAGGTCAATTTCATCCTCCatgtccccccccccccccaaaccaaatattagaTGGTGACCGTTAAGAATGTAAAAAAAGTCGTCTTTGCATACAATCAACTATTGCCTTAACTGACAAGATGTGCATATTTGTGATCTGACAGGTTTGTTTTGACTGGATGTTATGATGGTTTTGGAAGGTATTCTACTGATTGTTTATTCTTATGctaattgaattttcttggttaTTGTGCCAACCTAACATTTGATAGTGCTACTTAGAATATGGAAGGCTGCCGGATCTTGTACACATCTACTTGGGGGCCATACTGATGCGATTACTTCTGTTTGTGTTGTCAAACCAAGAGGTATCAGTGGGCTATAGTTTCTCCTCAGTTGCTCGTTGTCTAGCATTATGCTTTATTGTCTGCTGCCATTATCATTTCTCTGTGGCACGCTGTTCATACTCCCACATCActtaaaaaagggcagcccggtgcactaaggctcccgctatgcgcagggtccgggagccttagtgcaccgggctgcccttttttaagTGATGTGGGAGTATGAACAACGTGCCACATCActtgtttttgatattttctttttttggttaatATTGCTTGTTGATATCCATTCTATTTACTTGCCTTGCAATACTGAAATACACTGGATACCAAAAACTTTTATAAGCATTACAATCAGTATGGAGATATAATTTGTATTTCTCCTGGATATCTACTCCTCTGTGCTTCATTTCTTCCGCAATTCTGTCTGTGTTTATCATACCTTTAATTTCTGTAGTGGCTCAAAATGGTGCTGATCAAATAGTAGCTACGGCTTCCAAGGATAGGACACTGCGGCTCTGGAAGGTAACATGATGTGCCTGCACTACTTATAACTCACTGCCCAATTCGTGATCTTCCTCTAATTACTATTGTTTGGCTTAAAAGTTTGATGCAGATGAGTCTTTGGATCAGATACAGAGGATTAGAGCCTTTAAGATTTTAAATGGACATAATGCTTCTGTCCAAAGTGTTGCAGCCAATCCTGCTGGAGATATGGTTGTGCATCACTTCACATAATTGATCATTTAAAGCTTGTTGATTACGAAATTGATTCTAAGAACTCTTACTGACTCCCACTATTTATTGTGTTGACAGGTGTGTTCAGGGTCCTGGGATTGCCAAATAGCTTTGTGGCAAGCAAGTGACTCAGATACAGGTGACGTCGTTTCagtcaagaaaaggaagaagaatgCCGATGAGGAGGATCCTCAAGTGGAAGTATGACTTCATTTCTTCTAACCTGTCTAGGTTAAAGACAGAAGAATACATCTATTTCATGCCACGCAGTGTATAAAAATCCATGATCTGTTTAATAAGGATAACATGTCTGTTCTAACTTCTACCTTATCCAGAAAAAGGATGATGTGTCTCTTtccaaaagaaatgaaaaaggagGAAAAAACAGTTTATGACTGCAGTTgctattttgattttgaaaactTTCTAGTGCAAGACATACACGTAACAAAACAATATACTTGTACTTTCTTGCAAAAACTCTTCATCCCTGAACCCTACTTCACACCCTTCTCCATCCAACCTCTTATATGCCACACCCATCCAATTGTCCCAACCTTCTTCCTGCAGCGCCTCCAACTTTGTTTTGATACCCTCCATTCCAAAGAATGTGACATAGTTTGAACCGGCATgcagtttaagaaagaaatgaagACTCTTAGaacttgtggtctaaaattTGACATAGCTGGCTATAAGTTTTTTGAAACTTGTAGCCTCAAACATACCATCACATAAACTGGAACTGGAGGGAGTATTTTTTGTTCTTCCTTTTCCCTCCCTGCTACCCCTCTCTGATCCCTAACTTCCTCTCTTGTTTTTTTCTGAGACTGGCCTAACTCCTCCCCTGTTCCTTATCTACCACCTTTGTTGCCATTATATTCTTCTTTTCAATGTTGTTTCAGCAACAATTTTGTGCCATTCGAATGTGTCTCTGACTTTCTATGTTGTATCTCATTGACAATTGATATCGATTAGCATTTCTGTGTCCCTTTTGGTGAAAGACAAAAAACCTTCTGATTTCCTCAAATGACAATGTTTATCAATGCAACCAAAGGGccaaaataaatttgaaattgatttttgaaaTATGTCAAGTCTTTGGCTAGGAGAAGAGGTGTTGTCTCTTATTTTATCACTCTGAGTTGCTTTATCTATGTTCTCTCTCTTCCTTTGTCTCTTCCTTTTCtattgttttctcttttattttaaaaatattttttaatgtttgTTATCCTTATCTTGTACTCAAAAAGTTCTATCACATCTTATGATCACAGGAGGAGgctaaatctacacttgtaggACATACACAATGTGTGTCTTCTGTGGTGTGGTTGCAAGATGAAACAATTTATTCAGCATCATGGGATCACTCTATAAGAAGATGGGATGTTGAGTCGGGCAAGGATTCATTGAACCTGGTGACATACCGTCTCTTTTCTTCTGTTCTTTATCTCTACTGTCCTATGCATGTAGGCTAGTATTTCCTAAAACTATATACAAATGGATTgtgggtggggggggggggaacaaATTTCCCACTTGCagaatatgaaattatgaaaattttgtggAAGGTGTAGCACGTACATATGCTATTCCTGGTGATATTGCTCTCACTTTCTGTCAGAGATAACATTTCTCTTTGGCAGTCAACAATCAGATTCTTAAAATTACCCCATCATGATAAGTAGCCGGTTTTGAACCTTTTTAATGCTGAGATGTATAGTTTTTCTTAGTATATCATGTTGAGAGCTTAAACTGTATTGTCCTAAAGTATGGATAATGATCACCGTCCTCTTCAACAGTATTGCGACAAAGTTATTAATTGCCTTGATATTGGAGGTGAAGGTTCTTCCCTCATTGCTGGTGGTGGTTCTGACCCCGTTCTTAGGATATGGGATCCTCGCAAACCaggtttctttctttttctgtcCAACTTGCAGAAGCACTTTTAAACATCCACTTGAACTTTAACAACCTCTCACTGTGCTTAAATATCTTTCTCTATGTATATTGAACAAGTAACTGATGACCTTACATCACACAATGATATATGAAAAGAACTCTTTCATTGATCACTTCAGGCACTTCGGCTTCTGTCTATCAGTTCTCATCGCACAGTTCTTGGATATCGGCCTGCAAATGGCATGAAAAGTCATGGTTTCACTTGGTTTCTGCATCTTATGATGGGAAAGTAATGTTATGGGACTTAAGAACTGCGGTTAGTGCTATACTTCTAACGTCTCTATAATGATTAGTATGATTTTATAAACACTTAACATTTTCCATTCATGGGTAATTGTATTGCAGTGGCCCCTTGCTGTCATTGATACTCACAAGGACAAGGTGCTAATGTTTGCCTTCTAAGAACTggtttcatattatttgttcTATCACATTAGAATTTCCTAAACATCAGTCTGTCAATACAGGTATTGTGTGCGGATTGGTGGAAAGGTGAAAGTGTAATCAGTGGTGGGGCTGACTCGAAGCTTTGCATCTCTTCTGATGTTTGTGTGTTGTGATTAGAGGTAAATTACGCTCTTTTTCCAGTAGAGTTTGACAAGGAATCATCTTTCACATCCTAGTTAGGTGGAGTAGAACACaaattattaggaaaaaaaggAATATAAACCATGTACGGTTGAGTTTTGTGTGTGTCAAAGTTGTGATAGGAAAAGGTAACATTGTACGCAGAGAGTAAGGTTGATGTGTTTTGCTGACTTTGAAGCACTCAATCCTTTGATTGACCTGATGGTAGTTGTGATAATTGTTCACTTGACAGAAGTTGTATTCTTGAATGGGTGACAAGGTAGTTTGTGCGAACAGGAATTGGCTAAGTATTTGATTAGAACTTTTGTTCTGTCAGGACAGATCCCGCCCCTGTTGTTGATGATATTGTGCTCCAAGAGATGATGCAATTTTGCCTATGGAGTCGGTTGGGTCAAGCTGGAGTTGGAAATGGTTTTGTAGTATATACTCCTGCAGGGCTAAAGTGAATTGAAGCTCATTTTTTGGATGCCTAGTGAGTTTGCAATAGTTCCTGATAAATATATCCCAACAGAATTTTCAAGGGATCTTACAGTCATCTAGAATTGTATTCGCATATTATTTCAGCACACCATTAATACCAATTTATCTGGAAGCGACCATTTGAAaatccaaattttattttagagaCTGGTGCCGTTACTTTTCTCCcattttttctcctttctttttggAAGGTGCCTCAAacgataaggtatgtaaagaaGGCATTGTTTTGCAGGTGAATCATAAAGCATTTGAGATGGTCCTTTTAAGTTTTGTGTGAAAAATGGTTAATTTCAACACACCCTTCTTTTATTGGCAATTAAGGGAACTGTTATtaccaaaacatatatatatacacacgtgAAAACAATTGTCCTtcgtttttatttttaacaaggTTTGCGTTTCCCAAATTTTTAGCCAGCTCGATTTATTCACAAATTGCAAGGAATATGCTACACTAATATTACTAGTATGAATGAATAAGGTTTACAACTTTCATTATATATTGCAATTTGCATCATAGATGTTGAGTGGATTTGGCTGTATGTACCATTCCGAGATGGTGCAGAAAAATAATGTGCATTGTTTTCGTCAAGAAAGTACAACTCGCGTATATTTAATGGATCTTTTGCCTGGGTAGAAGAACACTTCTCCTCTtctgaaaaaataattagggaGAAATAGTTAGTTACCTTAATAATTGCAACAAAGTTAAGAATAAGATCCTAACTTCATTCAAACTCCATCCGTATCAAAATGCCAAAGCATAATTATTACCGCGGTCTAATTTAattgaattcaataattttagccGAGAATCAAGTATTGAAACGTCTCAATTCGGCGTAGACTCCAAAGTCGAATCATAGCGGTGAGGTTGGGGCATATGCAGCCTAATTCCTCCCTCATGAAGCTAGATGATACATAAAGCAAGGGAAATAATCAGTAATACTAATATCACATTACAAGATATGTAATAGGagagtaataataacaatagtgatttatttttttttgacaaaactGGACTTAATTAtcttttaccctaattcttgacCTCCATGTATTCCTATTTAAGATCATGTTTTCTATGAGCTATTTAATGCACTATGATTCCTTGTACTTTGATTTTTGattaattgattgattgatctttgatttatggtatttatgttactatctaataatatctactgctttttgtgctttgattatttcgTTATCTATTTGTCTACTTTTAATactcttgtctgacctttttttatgcttctaatgagccgagggtctttcgaaaacagccgtcctacgttggtaggagtcaggtctgcgtacactttaccctttcCAGACTCTACTATATGGGAttgcactgggttgttgttgttgttttctaTGAGCTATGTCTTTTAATATCAATATAACCAACTTTTCTCGCATGCCCGAAATGGCTTCTTTCCTACTCCAATTCTCGTAATATGCTCACATATTCATTTACACTATTCTCATCCAAACGCGGGCTCTTACACGTTTTGATTGTCGAACAGTCCGCCACATAGAACCTAACTGGTTTGACCAGCACAACTTACAGGGTTAATAACCGTAGATACTGGATAAGAAAAGCACACGAATAATCATTATACAGAGTCAGATACAATTAGATACGCGATTCCCCCAGCCTTATATATGGAGAAGCCAAAGAGTTTCTTCTAGTAGGTCAGTCAATTGCTTTTCccgcatatatttttttacttttgaaTTTCTACTGTGTTTTGATATATGGAGATGATGATCGATtatattttcattctttttattttttttatggctAGGGTTTATGATTATCTCTTGAACTAGTTCTTGGGGTTCTTCTGTGGTAGTGGAATTATTTTGTATTGGAATCTTAAATGTATGCGACAGAAAGCTAGGGATTTTGGGGACAGTTGGATTTATCTACTATTTAGGGATTTAATTTCTCTTGTATTCTGATTCCTTTAATAGTTTGGTGTTTGCTGTGCTGTGCTGTGCTATTCCTTTGTTATTGGATGAATATATGATATCTCTTGCCACCGAGGGGTTTGCTTGAATccaatagtttggtccaaacTCTGTATTTATTTCAAGAAATTTGttgaaataaatataagaatctCAAATCTATAAGCTTCAAATCCGGACTCTGCTTGACACCTTTTCTAAGTATACTCATTTCTCTACAGACTAGCAGTTATACAAATATACGGGCAACTTCAGCAAGAATATCAATGTTAACAAAGAACTGTATCCTTTCTATTGTGAACCAACTGAAAATATGTTCAAGTAGAAGGCAGCTGGAATCCCTATACTCTTTGATGCTAAAGAATGGTGCAACCAAAGACTGTTTCTTGATGAACCAGTTCATTGCTACATGTTCTTCACTTAATAACCCAGATTTTGCATCCCTTGCATTTTCCCAGATGGAAAATCCCAATGTGTTCGTTTACAACGCATTAATAAGAGCTTTTGTTCATTGTCATAGCCCACTTAAAGCATTACTGTTGTATATAGACTTGTTAAGAACTCAAAATATTCCAACAAGCTATACATTTTCGTCAGTTATTAAGGGTTGTACGTTGATGTGTGGTCTAAGATTAGGGGAATGTGTACATGGGCATATTTGGGAATATGGGTTTGGATCCCATGTTTTTGTTCAAACTGGTCTAATTGATTTTTACTCTAATTTGGGTAGAGTTGATTTAGCGAGATTAGTGTTTGATGAAATGCCTGAAAGAGATAATTTTGCTTGGGCTGCAATGGTTTCAGCCCATGCCGACGCTGGGGATTTGGGTTCTGCTAGAAGTTTGTTTGATGAGATGCCTGAAAAAATTACTGTTGCTTGTAATGCTATGATCAATGGATATGCAAGAACAGGGGATGTCGAGTCGGCTG
The sequence above is a segment of the Solanum dulcamara chromosome 11, daSolDulc1.2, whole genome shotgun sequence genome. Coding sequences within it:
- the LOC129874479 gene encoding ribosome biogenesis protein WDR12 homolog; this encodes MAGMDIDGNVEEAARRVQVRFVTKLKAPFKAPPTSIAIPSNLTRLGLSSIVNNLLKAGKDDWNPEPFDFLIDGELVRMSLEEFLLAKGISAEKILEIEYIRAVAPRKQEEPSLHDDWVSAVDGSNSKFVLTGCYDGFGRIWKAAGSCTHLLGGHTDAITSVCVVKPRVAQNGADQIVATASKDRTLRLWKFDADESLDQIQRIRAFKILNGHNASVQSVAANPAGDMVCSGSWDCQIALWQASDSDTGDVVSVKKRKKNADEEDPQVEEEAKSTLVGHTQCVSSVVWLQDETIYSASWDHSIRRWDVESGKDSLNLYCDKVINCLDIGGEGSSLIAGGGSDPVLRIWDPRKPGTSASVYQFSSHSSWISACKWHEKSWFHLVSASYDGKVMLWDLRTAWPLAVIDTHKDKVLCADWWKGESVISGGADSKLCISSDVCVL